From the genome of Prunus persica cultivar Lovell chromosome G8, Prunus_persica_NCBIv2, whole genome shotgun sequence:
CCCCGCTGACGTGGCAATGGTCCGCATGCAGGCTGACGGGCGCCTCCCGATCCACCAGCGCCGCAACTACAAGAGCGTGATCGACGCAATTCGGGAAATGTCGAAACACGAGGGGATCACTAGCCTGTGGCGCGGCTCATCTCTTACGGTGAACCGCGCCATGATCGTGACGGCATCACAGCTGGCGTCTTACGATCAGATGAAGGAGGTGATATTGGAGAAGGGCATCATGAACGACGGGATTGGGACCCACGTGGTGGCGAGCTTCGGGGCCGGGTTAGTGGCGGCCGTGGCGTCGAACCCGATCGACGTGATCAAGACGAGGGTGATGAATATGAAGGTGGAGGCCGGGGCTACGGCACCGTACTCGGGTGCGTTGGATTGTGCGATGAAGACAGTGAGGGCTGAGGGTCCCATGGCTTTGTATAAGGGCTTCGTTCCTACCATCTCAAGGCAAGGACCTTTTACTGTGGTCTTGTTCGTTACCTTGGAGAAGGTCCGGGAGCTCCTCAaagatttttgattttttttttcctttttgtaatTAACATTCATTCATTATTTTCCTACCAgaaaatcatattttattgataaaagAAGTATTGCAAGGACTTGTAGTTTAAgtgattaataaaatttattcatGCACTCAAGATTCTAATTGAGTAAATAAAATCAAGAGGATTAAGCACCCAATTTAACGAATCATCAATCGAAATATCAAACCGGGCAATACAATGACAAATCCCATTACATTCGCAGATCTATTGAGGGATGAGTGCAGCTCAATATGAGACACACCCATTAAATTGCCCAGCtgctttgttgttttcttggagCCTAGGGGCAAAGGCTGCAAAatgtttgataaaatgtctCAAGGAAGGCAAAGGAATGGATGAGACTTTGTTTGCATTAGGCCAAACTTTACAGGTTATTTGTAGGCTCCATTATCCTCTGCATCCGAGGCGAGACTCCACAGATTCTTGCCCCCGAGAAGGAAAATTCATGGATCCGTCAATGCCCCATTACACCAACTAAGAACACAAGTAAACCCTTCATCCTCAGTATGAGAACGAAGGTTCTTGACGAGATTAATGATTTTACTCATCCTCTTTTCAAACCAGTGAATTGCTACAAAATGAAGCTTTAGGAGCCTCGGATTTGTTCAAGCATGTTTATCGTAAgcaaaattaacaaaagatgGTCTGGCCAACATGAGATCTTATGAACTTCGTTCTATCTGTTCTAGCTGCTGATGCTGTTAATTTGGCTAGACCCAAACTGGTTTTCTgtcttgttatttttattgttggaTTTCGGCCCGTTTCacctaaaatagaaaaacgCCATATATAATAGGTAATCATTTCATTAGATGACAGAGAGAAATGAGACAAAGCCATAAAGCCCACGTCGCCTCAttcctattttatttccaGTGTTCCCTATTTAATTAAGatcacataattaaacaaGCTAAATAGCACATCTAGGGCTTAATTAATACCACCGGGTTCCTAAATAAATAGGGCTAAGGCCAAGAACCAAGTGACTTTTGGTTTAGTGGTATTTATCTTCCTAATGTTAGGTAACATTGCATCAGAACCAATCCTTAAAACGTGTCAAATACGAAAGGTCGCAAGAAATTATTTCTAGGATAACCATGTGGATATATCCACCAAACCAAGttctaaaaacaaacaatgtaAAAGGTCACAAAAGATTACACAACAAGATTTTTCGAAAAATAACGTGTCATAATACTAATATAAGCCCATGGAAAAGCAAGTTAATTAGGATAACCATATAGATTTGCAGAGGGTCCGACTCCCTGCCCAAATGCTTACTCCGCACCGAGGACTTCAATCTCAAAAACCAAAGCCGAATTAGGTTGTATCCCCCATGCACCAAATCCGTTAGCACCATAAGCATAATCTGGAGAGCACTGCAAATTCATCAAGAAGGAATATGAGATGTTAATGTGAGATAAAGTGCATTCCAGTTCCAGACTTTCAAAATGCACaccaaatgaaaataagaacATGAGACATTCCTAGCTTCTTACATCTTAAATCACTATTTTAGAAACGGCAGATTGCTAGTCGAAATAATAGATTTAAGACACTGGAGTCTGGGACCATTCAGTTTGAAGAGGAATTCATAATTTGGGCATCAGTCAAAGAAATATCAAACATTTTGCAAGGTCGCAAATAACACAATGAGAACCAAGCCTAGAAGTTGTTGGTAAATTTCAGGATGGGGCAAAACATGTTGTCccataaagaagaaaagaggtaAATTAACTCTGTTTCTATAGAAAACAATACAGTACTCTTAGAGGAGTGAAAAAATGTGCGAAGATTCATGAAAACATGACCTAAATATGGGAGTTTATTGCTAATAAATGCAAAGAGATCAATTTCACAATGACAAACAAATACAAACGAGATACTTAAAAGTTTTCCAAATGAGTCATTAGGATCATGTTCAAACGGCCTCCTAATGGCCTTCTAATTGCACCacgaaaattttataataagcTTCAGAGTACAGCAAAACTATTTGTTAAATCATAGAGCATAAATCTTCCGGAGCACAGAAGATGAACATTACCCGTAGACGAGCAACTTCTCCCACTTGCATTTGGAGCACACCTTCATCCCATCCTACAAATGGGTTCCAACAAAACAAGTCATATATCAGAGAAAATTTGGAACgaacaaacacacacatatacacaCAATCACATATATGTGTACACATACATAAGGAAAAAACATATAGTTACCTTTTATAACAGCACCCTTCCCAATTTGGAAGCTGAAAGGATTCTGCCCAGGGTCCTTCGTACTAAAAagatcaaagaaagaaaaaattacatatcaaatttacataattcaattttgagaatatatatacaagcCTGAAAAGACCCATgaaagcattaaaaaaaaaaaaatgctcacCTCCAAAACTTCTGACTCAGATCACCATTTTTTCCTGGGTTAAGGACACAACAGACCATATAATGAAATTCAACTACAATAATTATATTGGGTTGAAAAACATTCAAAGTTCAagcaatgaaaataaataaataaagtaaaattttgtttttatatttcatagCTCGATATGTGGCTAAGAAAAACGCAGATTTTAAACAGAAATAGAATGAAGAGCTAACCGTAACCAGTGCAATGAACGGTGACCTTCTGACCGACGGTCGGTTTTGGACCGGTTCCAGCACTCACGACTTCCCTCTCCACTCCcatcttcttttctctgtGCTCCTGCTGTTGTTTGCTCACTTTGCTTAGGGTTTTGGTTGTCGAATCAATCGAAGCGTTGATCAAAATAGAGAAATCAATCTAAGATCGTTTTAGtgtcgaccaaaaaaaatcttaagTTCTTTTTAGCAGTTTTGTCGTTTGAAAGCCCACTGGGTGTGAACTATTTTAGTGGGCCATGTAATCATGCATTTGGTAGAATTCTAAAGAGTTGACCGATTCTTTTTCATTATTGGCACTAGGAAAAATTCATTATGCACTATTTCCTTATGAAAATTCAAGTAAAAAATGGCAATGTATGACCACTATTTTAGAGTGATAGAACATTtcacttttcatttttcatttttaaaattatcacTCTACTTAAACCATTAACTTTGctatcttcaattttttttatttattgggtaatgaaaattttgtttcgttttttgttatttgtctTAGGCTTAATTGCTTCAATGCTTCTTGAAGCTATGATCAAATTTCATATTGCTCAATGAAATTAGGGCTCGGCATCTGAAGCCGAAGTACCGATACCGTACACATACCAAATCGTATCGTACCGATTTTATCCCATTTCCTTTGGTTTTAGGCTGCATCCGGTATGATACCGAACTGTGTCAACTTTGTAGGGCACGATAGCGGTACCGAATATTTGATACCGTTTAATCCCGTACCGTACAATAACATAGACTAATTTTTGTACTTCTTTCACTCTCGATCTCTCAGCTTCGAAGAATCTCGATGCCTAGctctttctctatctctcGATCTCACTCAATCATTCAAGCTCTCTCCAAGCTAAACTCTTCTCATCTCGATCTCTTGACAATATCTCTCGATCTGTCTTAGTCTCACTCTGTCGATCTCTCTTGATCTCTCTTTGTCTCACTCTTTCGATCTCACTTTGTCTCACTTTCTCAATCTCTGTCTCACTCTCTCAATCTCTCGGTCTATCTCTATCTCACTCTCTCGATCTttcgatctctctctctctctctctctctctctctctctctctctatctggAATCTAGATCAGCCCCAAATCGACAAAGCCTCAAATGGTAAGTTGTTCTTGTTctgattttgttaatttattttgggttgatATGTTTGTTGTCTAAATTTGGATTGTTTGTTTAGGATCTCTCTCTATTTGGATTGTTTGTTctgaattttattaatttgttggGGTTTACTGTCATGCAGTCTCGATCAAGTAAGCAGTTGTGAAACTCcgtatttataaaattatatatatatatatattatattttagaaaattatatatataattgccTTGATATATATTGTACTttcataaatattttcattaataaaaatatactttATTTTCGTTGCATGCATGTTATCAATACTTGGTGGCTAAATTTAAAGGATTGTAGTGATCAACTTTGATTGATATTAGTGATAGACATGTCCATTTTTTATAGCCAAGCAAGGAGCACTATCACCTTGTGAGTTGTCATATGAATATCTTGAGTTTGATTAGCTTTGAACACCTCCTACTATAATTTCTTATAGCTGGTAGCATTATAGTCATATGCACATGCCAATTGACACCACCTACTTGATATGCCGCTATCTCATCTTTAGCCGACTCTTATTGTACTATAAATAGGAATCTACAATTACAAACTCTTATTGTACTATAAATAGGAATCTACAATTACAAATGGTTTACTACATCTAGAGAAAGGCATGCATAGCTTGCATGAGAAACGAGAGACAAATAGTggtagagagaaaaagaaagagagagtggtAATAATATTCTTGGAGGAGTTAGAGGTCGgaacttttgttttcttaactTGGAGCTAGCTTTggatgacaggacccgacccaattttCGCTTTGAAATTCGAGCCAagtcctgtgcgtgtccgacacctggtgAATGTCAGGCACAAAAGACCTTTTTACCCTTTTCGTttcaaaattcttttaaaatgTCCCTtagacttctgccgaaaattcggcagagtttcccctGAATTTTGACCAAACCCAAAGTTTTTCACCTGTTAAACAATCAATTAAATCcacaccaactgccagaataTCTCAAATAACAGATCTCAACTCcagtttttcagtttcaactagatatcagagcattttctaAAGTTTACAGAGTTCCAAGGGCTTTTCTACAAAACTCTACCTGATTTGATGGCGCGGAAGCTAGgaatggcccggtggtggatcctgCGCACTTCTACGGCCTGGGGGCGAAAAACAtgttgaaaatgtgagtggacaaaaagaaTGTTCTCAAACTAGTTTataaacataataaccccCGTAGTCAAAATAATTATGTATGTAAATCTAAAGTTCATCGGCaatcaaatatataaagcatGTAAATCAACAGGTATacgtatatgtatatatatagataataaaCGGCACGAATGTTAAGAAGACTGATATaaaattttctgaaaacaataatttcataaaacaCTGAAATTCCTTTAAAAGTACCACCTAGAAGTACCCCTGTAAgtccgtcaattcccctggcaggtctcgggcgcCACGCAGTCtacccgagccgcaaactggcgaAATCAGGGGACTATGATCAGCCTGATCTGCCGGCAGGTCTCGATGACACCAAGTCGACTCGAGCCGCTCTGGCAAGATACATGGGACCGTAATCAGCCTGATCcgaaatcctggcaggtctcggggacacagagtcagccgagccgcaatcctggcaggtctcggggacaccaagtctgccgagccgcaaaatcctggcactcacggtccgagcgtccccgaaactcgtgaggcaaagtcaagtgcactgacgtAACTGAAATCagactggatgtccgtagacatcggtccGACTGTGGGTAATCACCAAAGATAAATGGGTACACGgtggttttaaaataaactattttaagaaaaatctaaTAACTCACTGCATCTCGGTAAATCTGAAGCTTTGCTGCTATCTCCTCTGGTAAAGttctcaaactctgctttttATATTACTAGAGCTTCAGAAATTAAGCATCACGTAGATCAAAGTACTAAACCGTACAAATCATGCTTAAAGGAAACAGTTCATAAAACTTATCCAAATAAACTCATTTATAAAagcttatttatataaaatcaatataaaattatttaagtaaacttgtttatataaatcatttatataaaatcattcatgaaagaaagtccactcactgatggTCCGAGCTAACTGGACcctttgaaggtccctcctgcgggtcgcTTGGACCTCTGGTGCCTGATTAACCATGAATAGTAAATCAATAAACTactgaataaaaagaatttaaattaaacaccctgcccccggctcctagaagtaCGTGCACTCGTTTCAAGTTACTCCTATGTCTACATTAGCTTTTTAGGCTCTTAGATCAGTTTTGGAAGACCCGATGCTTAACTAAGCGATAAACCACCAGACCAGCCGATCCGGGACCCCGTGGGTCCACGGTCTCCGATGGCCAATCTGGGCTTCTCTAAAGGTTCCTCATAAAGAAGGAACCATGTTCCGCGAATTCGGTCTGaaacggacggtcggattggcCAGAATCGCGTTATCGCTTAAAatcgaaaccctagccccagggttcgcgatttcggagtatccgggactccgattcacaatccgtcgaatcctacacgatcctgaaatcatgtagaccgacatatccaaaattcagtgCGATCCGACGATTAGACGACATTGCACCCAAGGATCGTgcgatatggaaaatccgttcggggctcaaacggactccgaatcgagatccgcgaaatcctacgcgctcgtgactaCACGAGGATCTCAAAACTGCCCAGAGTTACTCCACCACCcttgcccacgcgccgccacacgcgcgggcagattgggtgtccaaagcgattatggGTTGCCGGAAAAAAACTCGgaaccaagactccaaactcctatcctaggtaaaacaccccatttggagtcacttttgttcttggacataccccaaaaagtggccgaaaatggccgatcacggcggccgaagttcgaCCAATTTTCAAGTtgaaaatcgagtgatctagaggtgaaatcgatcaaaacccagccaaccatcagttagagcacgaaaaatagctgagaatccataccttactcgaacgatttggttgagaaacgaAGGAGaacgaaggagatgaagttcGGGTGAAAACCGCCGATTCTTGTCCAGTTTCCGGCGAGCTCCGGCCGGTGCAGGTGCGGCGACGGGTCGGGGCGTGACGGCGGCGACAAGACGAAGCTGGTGGTACCAACATCGGAGATCGGCGTGCCCTGTGGTGGCGACGGGAGGCGCTGGAAGGGAGGAGGGCGCACGGCTTGCGCGCgacgggaggagagagaaatgaggagagagaagggagaaagagataaaaaaatctgacttttgtccaaattaccattttgcccttcgcGGTATTTTgaccgtattttcttcgttacaactccgattcgagtctactccgtgtctacggactcgtttcgcCTTACTCTACGCAACAGCATAAGCGGAATTGCCAAATTCTTTcccgatcaaaaagtcaactttttctctattaaaaaatgcgagggcaaaattgtctttttgcTAGAAGATATTAATCCTACTTTTTAgatattatatttctttttagacattttattttgggttattacattgGAAATGAGGTTGGGGTTTCTTGAGGGCCTTTTACGGAGATTGATTGAATTAAATTTCGTGAGCACTATATTATgcgtgatatgattatatgtACATTGGTGATGTTTAAATGTTACATTATTGTGAGATACATGGAAGgcataattatatcatgtcatGGATATTTGGTTGGAGTTATTGGGTGGAGAAGATAATAATGGAAAAGAGGGTAATGGATATAgtcttttgtgtagttgagtctAACTCTTGGCAGGTACCAGGTCTCAGGGATCCCACAGTGCACATGGTTTTTATTAGGTGATTTGGGACTGGCGAAAAGGAGTTAGACAAGATGACTAACAAAAGGGGAATTATGGGATGACTGAAATCGGTGTTAGTTCATATAAATTTCGGGACCAAGTGGTATAAGCATGGTATGGGACGTGCAGGTCTGCATGTCCAGTTATACGAATTAACGGGAGTAGATGAAGAGCATTCATGcattataattaataatgtgatatttggcTGCGTGATTATTTGTcatttaatttagttatatcaatcTACTGTAGTAAGGTCTCATATCCCTATTGAGCTGTGGTTGCTTACTCCTcaccttatttaatttttcagatgaattagTGGGCAAGAAAAGGAATAAACCAGTTGAGGCTGAATTAGATGAGAGTGATCGagctttatttattgtaaagttgtaagattttggatctatttttataaaagaagtttattttaaacccatgtcttggcttctttttattttattttattttattttattttctcaagcGCCGGGTGCGGGGTTTCTGCCGACCCCTGGGTCCGGGGcgtgacagcagtagcatcaagAGCACATTGGGCTTGCTGCTTCGTCAACAGCAACATCACCAGCACCACTATAAATGCCACACCATGTGCAGTTGGAAGGCCAACCCTTCTGAAGCTCTTGTGCCAGAGCCAGTGCAAGCCCAAGCTGTTAAGAGTGAAGATACAGAAATGGTTAGTGAAATGAACTCAAATAGCAAAGCTAGAGGTAATAAGAGAAGTTTGGTTTTGGGATCATTTTACACCCTATGATCATAAGAAAACTGTCAAAAGAAAGGATGATGCCACAAGGAAGATGATAGATGTAGAAGTTGTGAATAAAAGAGCTAAATGCAGATATTGTACTGTCTAAACTTGGTCTAGGAGATAATGCATGTGAAAGTGGGAAAAATGGGACTTAGGAATGATAAGCCACATTAGAAAAGACTGCAAATACTACCCACCTAACCAAGATAAAACACAAAAGATCATTGCTGGTGATAAGGGTCAGGGTAACAAAATGGTTGCTAGGGGGTTTGTGCAGAGTGATGTTATGGATGCATGTGAAAGAAATGACTGTCATTGATGAGAtgccattttcttttgtagaAAAGAAAGGTTTTAGGAGGTTTTGTAGTGTTGCTTGCTCAATATTTGAAGTGCTTAGTCGGAGAAAAATAGTgaagcaatttttttaaatgtatgATGCACAAAAAGAACAGCTGAAGAAGGATTTAAGTGCACATAGGATCAACCTCAAGATTGACACTTGGACAAGTGTCCAAAACACCAATTACATGGTGCTCACTGCTCACTTTATAGATTGTGATTGGAAGATGCACAAAAAGGTTTTAAACTTTTGTGTTATTCCTAATCACCAAGGCAACACCATAGGAAACCTCATTGAGAGTTGTTTGTTACAGTGGGGTATAAAGAAGGTTTTAACCATCAATGCGGACAATGCCTCTgcaaataaagtgaaaattgaCTGGGTTAGATATAAGATGAATAAATGGAACAATTCACAAGCTGTTTTGGGTGGGAAGTACTTATATGTGAGATGTTGTGCTCACATCACTAATTCAATTGTGTCTAGTGGGTTGAGGAAGCtgcaaaaatctgtttttGCAATTAGGAATGCTGTGAGGTATGTGAGGTCATCTCCATAtagattatattattttaaaacctCTGTTGAGAAGGAGAAACGGACATGCAAAGGTATTGTATGCATGGATGTCCCCACAAGATGGAATTCAACATACATAATGTTGAATGCAGCCTTGAAGTTTAAGAAGGCTTTTACTAGAATGGCAAAGGATTTGAACAACATGGCTTATTTCAAAGAACCAGATGAAGAGTTGATAACGATGATGTAGTTCAGACTAATAGTAGGCAGTCTCGTTGGACCACTAACTGATGTTGATTGGGACAATGTAGCAGTGTTTGTGAGGTTTTTGAAGGTGTTTTATGAGATGACCTTAAAGGTGAGTGCATCTTTGCCCCCCACAgttcataaaatatttcatgCAGTTATAGCCATGGAAAAGGAGATTGACAAGTTGTTTGTGACACCTGAAATTTCCATTGGTTCAAATGCATAGAAAGTGTAAAATGACATGGCTGGAGTTATGAGAACAAAATACAATAAGTACTTTTATCAAATATCAGGATTTGAACATATTGGTGTTGATTGCACTTGTTTTGGATCCAAGGTTCAAGTTGAGGCATATCACCCATCtctttaaaaaggaaaaatttgaTGGGGATGATGTGCAAATGAAGACAAGAGAAGTGAAATGAGTGTTAATAGCCTTTATTATGAGTATGTAGCAAAGGTAGATGGTGGCATTCACATGAGACAGAATTCTACCACCGAAAATGTAGGATCTGCAAGTGGTAGTAATAATATCGTTGAAGAAAGTGTTGCTGGTGATGATTTTTTTGGATGATTGGATTAGGGAGGTAGGAGAGAGTGATGAGGCTGTAGTGTCACATGAAGTTGATTCTTACTTGGCTGATCCTTTGGCTTTAGTTTTCAAAGATATATTTTTTCACATATTGATGTGGTGGAAACTCATTGGGCCCAAGTATCCTGTCTTAGCAGCAATTGCCCATAGATGTCCTTTCAATTCAAACTTCCACAGTGGCATCTGAGAGTTGTTTTAGCACTGGTGATAGAGTCATAGATGCATTTGGGAGTTCATTAACTCTTAGATCAGTGGAAGCTTTGATTTCATGCAAAATTGGTTGAGAGGGGATGAAATTTCAAGCTTGGAAGATACACATTTGATtgaagaatttgaattttttgaaacTATTAAATcaggtaaattattttaaatattgtttgtaatttgtatTAGTTTGCATTGAATTCTAAAAGTTGTTTATGTAATTTGTAGAACAAGCAAATGATGGGGCTATTTGAATTGAAACCTCGAGCTGCAAATTTATTTGTGTTTGTAACTTTGTAAGCCATAATGTATTGAACTGCATAATTTTAACCATTTGAGTTTATAAGCCATAAAGCATTGAATTGCATACGTTTATGTTTATCACTTCATTTCATGAATTTCTTAAGATCTATTGATCATAATTACATAAGTTATGTTGatatgaattgatgaatacGAGCAGGTATTTGATGAATTTGCTGAATTGTTGAATTTGTTTAATTGCTGGATTATGTTTCTGTTTTGTCATTTAGTACCGAAATGGTACTATTAGCAGAACCGATCGGCTGCGGTATAGTTTGATATCAACTTCTGCAAATGCCAATCCCATACTGTATCATACTGGTTGCAATTTTTGATACTAGTATCGAGAAGTAGTCCATACTGTACCATACTGTATCATGCTCAGGCCTAAATGAAATTCAAAGTAACCTACCTTGCACCCTTTACAGATGTTTTGTGTCTCACCTTACACATCGTGGTTAAgttgataaaaaaattcattaaaacaCAAACGTGGCATTAGTGAGACCCAtttgttaaaatatatgacATGTAAGTGTTGCAtgcacaatttttttaaataatggtTTAAAACATCAgacaaacaatgaaaataaaaattattttggaattctttattgtttaaaacaaacaattaaaaagtTCATCAATCACATGATTCCTACCAGAAATCACCCAttcctctcctcctcctcctcctccttcggCGAAAACCCAACAGACATCACCACTACCCTCACACTAAAGCAATTCTAGTAACAAGCATCATTCTTGCTCCAATCTGCAACCACCCCACCTCCCATTCCAACCACAAAATTGATTATCCTACTCAACCTCAGCCCCCACCCTTTCTTTCTTAGCATCTCCACTCATCTATTCCTCCACACAAAGGTATCACACTATGAATGACTTGCCATCATCAAGGTTTTTCCCCAAAATAGGGACTTGTCTTATCTACAAAGTACATCATTGCAATCTTTCTTAATTTGTAAGGGTCCTTGGGATAAGTTTGCAGTGATCGCTCTTAAAAAAAGGATAAATATGGGGACCTCCACTCTTCTACAAATGAGATTATGAATGCTTCCTCCGTTGAGAGCACCATGGAACACTTAGGACAGTTGGCTTGAACCTTTGTAGCTTGCTTCTGCATCTCTGGCCAATAGTAGTCTTTGCGTTGTAGGCAACCCCATGACAAAAGCTTCATATTTGGCTACATTATTTGTGCAATAGAAGTTCAATTTGAATGAAAGAGTCTTGGCCTGTCCTTTGGGATTAATGACAACTACTCATGCTCCTCTTCTGTTAGTAGTAGAAGAGCCATCAAAGTATAGAGTCCAAGGTTCCTCGTTTGTAGTAGTTCCTGCCATCTTCATTAACTCTCCTATAACTATTAGTAGTATGCACTTAAAAGCTAACTAATATGATAATTAATGTTAAGGACATCTTTTGTAATAACTTATTAAGTTATTCGTGGGTAAGGCCAGTTGTTTTCAACCATGATATTTGGTATATTATCATAACAGTAAAACAATTATAGTCCTAGGAAATATAAGTGGACATGAGAACTATGTAATGAGATTGCATGCATCGAGACTTATCATGATCCTAATCCTAAACATATTCCTGGTCATAGGAGTATCAATTGGGCGTTGATATTCTGTCAAGACTAGTACACATAGTATCTTCTCTCTATGTAGAAAATGATGAGGTCTCAAGTCATT
Proteins encoded in this window:
- the LOC18767425 gene encoding mitochondrial uncoupling protein 4, which produces MGVKGFVEGGIASIIAGASTHPLDLIKVRIQLQGESHLPNPSMQPAFRPALAFTSATNSMPSTFCAPAPQPPRVGPVSLGLRIAQTEGVAALFSGVSATILRQTLYSTTRMGLYDILKRKWADPESGNLPLPRKLAAGLVAGGVGAAVGNPADVAMVRMQADGRLPIHQRRNYKSVIDAIREMSKHEGITSLWRGSSLTVNRAMIVTASQLASYDQMKEVILEKGIMNDGIGTHVVASFGAGLVAAVASNPIDVIKTRVMNMKVEAGATAPYSGALDCAMKTVRAEGPMALYKGFVPTISRQGPFTVVLFVTLEKVRELLKDF
- the LOC18768177 gene encoding peptidyl-prolyl cis-trans isomerase FKBP12, translated to MGVEREVVSAGTGPKPTVGQKVTVHCTGYGKNGDLSQKFWSTKDPGQNPFSFQIGKGAVIKGWDEGVLQMQVGEVARLRCSPDYAYGANGFGAWGIQPNSALVFEIEVLGAE
- the LOC18768850 gene encoding zinc finger BED domain-containing protein RICESLEEPER 2; the encoded protein is MCSWKANPSEALVPEPVQAQAVKSEDTEMVSEMNSNSKAREQLKKDLSAHRINLKIDTWTSVQNTNYMVLTAHFIDCDWKMHKKVLNFCVIPNHQGNTIGNLIESCLLQWGIKKVLTINADNASANKVKIDWVRYKMNKWNNSQAVLGGKYLYVRCCAHITNSIVSSGLRKLQKSVFAIRNAVRYVRSSPYRLYYFKTSVEKEKRTCKGIVCMDVPTRWNSTYIMLNAALKFKKAFTRMAKDLNNMAYFKEPDEELITMM